CTGTTGGCCGTCACTCGACCACGACAGCCCTTGCAGAAATTCTTCGCCACGTTTCTGGGAGATCCATGTTTCCAAAGTGATCGGAACGTGGGGTGTGTCGGCGGACCAAACCATCAGTCGCAGACGTTTTGGCCGGGCGGCGTACTCGGACTTCGCCACCTCTTCGGTCGAAACCTCGTGTTTGGTCTTCACAACACTCAACGTGGCAAACTGTTTGCGATCGGGAGACATCGACAGCGCGATCACGTAGTCGCCGATGTTCGACAGAAGAGTTTCGCTCGGTTCGCCTTCTGGAGTTTGCCCATCGAGTCGAATACGAAACTGCTGAGCTTCTGGAGATGCTTCGAGTTGATCACCTCGAATCACCCACCGCTGAATCGTTCCGTCGTAGCCGGTGGTGATAAACTCATCCTCGCTGAGAAATGAGAGCCCCGAAACCTGATCTCGCCCGTGCTCGCCCTCTGCCCGAGCCACGACGCTTCCCGTCTCCACATTCCAGACCACAATCGTCCCGCGACGATCAGCTGTTCCGATTCGCTGACTCGATGGCGAAAACTCTGCAGCTGTCAAGAAGTGGCTGTGCTCGCCCGCAAGTTGAAGTGTTGGATGCGGAATAACGCTCTCCTCCAAAGAAGAGGTTCGCCACAAGTTTCCGATAAACTTGGTCAATTCGACTTCTTCGTTCTCCGCATTCAGGCGAATCCTCACCTCTCTTCCGGAGGCGAAAATCCACTCTCCGTCGGGAGAGACTGCGAAACCAAAGTCGCTACTCAGCAAACGGGAAATCTCGCGAGCGACACCGTCTTCATCCTTTGTCGCATCCCACACAGAGATCGAGCCGAAGAAATCTCTCGTGATCAAACGGTTGCCTTCCGGAGGCAGAAACAGAATCTGTGACAGTTCTGGAATGTGACCTTCTTCGAAGACATTCTGAGACTGATAAAAATTGGATTGGCGACCGCCCATCATCCACATGAAGGTACCGCTGCCGCGTTCGTACACGTGTGCAGCACGGTCATCAGCACCGACGATGATGCGTTCACCATCACGGCTAAACCGTGCCGATTGAGTCGAACGAGCCACTTTCCATTGTTTGTTGAATGTCCCGTTCGCACTCTCATCATCCGTCTCCTGAATGAGTGCGGTCGGAATCAGTTCTGAAAAGTTAATTGCTTCGGTTGCTGTCTCGTTTCGCGAAACGTGAGCACTCGTCGCTGGCTCGTTCAACGGTGCCTCCAACTGACTTGTCGACGAATCGTCATCGATTTTGGCCCCGTCACCTTTCTCGAGTTTTGCGAGTTCATTCGCGACTGTCGTGTAGACGGTTCGATAGTCGGCGTACTCAGGCAGTGACCACTGCACGATAGAGTTGACGGTCTCGTCTTTGCTGTCGACGCCACCAATGGCAATCACTTTATCCGCATTCCCGTTCACAAATCCCACAGCGAGGACATCACGAGAGAAACCGGCGATGCGGTAGGACAACTGCCGATCTCCGTCTCCAGCTCGACTGTCGAAACTCCAAAGCTCGACGCTTTTCTCGGGGAGATAGCTGCCAACTTGCTCGTCCCAGTCCCAGACTTCAATTAAGCCAATCTGAAGCCCGAGGAGCACGCGTTCTGAGTTACTCGAGAATGTGAAAGATCGAATCTTTCCATCAGTTTTCAGCGCAGCGATCTGAGTTTCTTTGGAATCTTCAAGCACATTCTCGAACGGGTTCTCGCTGTTCGGGTCGACGGGGAAGATGAAAACTCGATCTCCACCCATTCCGACAGCAAGTCTTCGCGAATCCTGCGACAAGGAAAAGAACTCAATCGGCAACGCCCGATTTCTTTCGTCGTGGCGGGTGAGCCCTTTCGCATCGGTCAGAGAAGTTGACTGCCGATTCAGCAGGTTGACGTTCGCGTATTTGCAGTTTCGAGAACCATCCATGTCCCCCAGAAACAGGATGTGAAAGAGAGACGGAGTTGCTCGATCAGCGAGAATTTGGAAGTCTTCGATCTTGTAGCTTGTACTCTTCCAGGTCTTCTGCAGAACGCTGACCGGCGGTTCTCCGCTCAGATCGAACACCTCGATGGCCATCCCATCATCGTCGCCAGCGATAAAGAGGTACTTCCCGTCACGAGAGAATGCGACGCTGTTCAACTGATCAAGTGAAGGCGAGATTTGAAGCGGAAGTTCGACCACATCTCCACTGCGAACATCCCAAAGATGGGTTTCTCCGGGGCCGATCGCTGCCACGTGCGTCTCGACAGGCGAAACGGCAAGTTTCAGATCCCGACCGTTTAGGGGAATCAAAGTCCCATTCTCGTCGCTTTCGGACTCGGAAAAAGGAGGATTAACTCCCTCGCGAACGAAGATCTCGACTCCCGAACGGATCACAGAAGCGATGACTTTTCCGGTGCGACCAATCGTCGCTTCTTCCAGAATTCCACTTTGAAGATTTCTTCTCAACGGAAGACTTCGCTGCCGGTCGAGATCGCGTTTCAGATTGAAGATCGTCCGCTTTCGTTTCTCGAACGCAGCATCTCCTGATTCCGCAGCTTTCAAAGCTTCATTGATCTCGATCTCTGCTTCTTCATAGCGACCGATTGCCGTGAACAATTCGAAGCGAGTTACAAATGATTCCCATCCTGCCCGTGTGATACGTTCCTGCACGTCGCGGAGTTGCACTTCGGAAGCTGCAACCGCCTCTTCCAGCTTCTCTTGTTTTGCGATCGCTTCTTCTGCCGCAGCGTTGGCACTGTTCGCTTTCTGCTCTGCCAGCATCTGGGCCGATTCCGCTTTACTCAATTCTGCTTCGGCAGTTTCTAACTCCATCTGAGCTTTGGCAGCATCCATCTGTGCCTGTCTGGCGGACTCTGTTGCAGTCTTCGCTTCAGCAGCGGCGACCTCAGCTTCGGAAATCGCTTTGTCTGCAATCTCACGGGCTTTCTCAGCTTCAGCCAGTTGAAGATCAGCAGTCTCTTTGGCCTCTTCCGCTTCTTTCTCAGCAATCGCTGCTGACTCCAATGCAGTTCGAGCTTTGTTTTCAGCGTCAGCAATTTCTTCGTTCTTAGTTGTGAGTTCGAGATTGGTCGACGTCAATCGCGTCTCGACTTCGTTCAATTTCTTGGCAGCGCTTCGCGTTCGAAGTTCAGTGGAGACAACCAACGCCGCCATCCCGACAATCAGAACCGCCATCACTGCCCAGGTTCGGCGGACGATTGTTCGACTTCTTCTCTTGCGACGCAATTTCCTGCGAATGTCATTGAACTCCGGACCGGTAAGTCCTTCGATGACATGTAAACCGAGATCGTAATCACCTCGGGCGAGAGCCAGCTTCGAGAAACCTTTCCGAGCCAGCTTGTTGCCGATGAGCGCTCTCTGATTCGACGGCCATTTGTGAAGCGCTTCTGTGAACAGAGCGATTGAAGATTGATAATTGTCGTAGCTCTGTTCGTCGTCCTGACTGGTCGCCTGGTGATAAAACTCCTCGGCGTTTCCTGTAATTCGATACTGACGAATCGCTTCCTGCATCGACTCGACAGATGAAAACCGTTCGTGAGGATTGGTCGACATTGCCTTCAACGCAATGTCCATGAGTTCTCCAGGATGATTGATATCCTGCTCGATTTGGTTGGTCATCACCGCATGAACGATCGACGCAAACTGTTCGTCAGGATTCTCGATCCCCCAGAATTTCCGGAGCAAGTGAGGGGGGAATCCTTCCAGGATTTCAAAAAGAATCGCGCCGAGCAGATAGATATCGGTGTGATTGCCGATCGAGTTCACATCCTCACTGACTAACTCCGGCGCCATATAAACCGGTGTCCCAGCCCCACCACGGAAGTCTTGCAGAATACTTTCATTCTTAGGAAATTCAGAAGTGGTGACCGCCAGTCCCCAGTCCAGCACAATCACTTCACCGTAGCGGCCAACGATGACATTTTCGGGCTTGAGATCTCGGTTAATGACTCCGCGAGAATGCGCATAAGCAACCGCATCACAAAGCTTCATGAAGATGTCGAGATTCTCTTCCAGCGGACGGTTACGAATTTCCTTGTCCCAAGGTTTCCCTGTGACTTTCTTCATCGAATAGAAGAGCTTGCCGTCGTCAGTGCGGCCAAGATCATGAATGGGGACGATGTTCGGATGAACTAGATTGGCAGTCACGACCGCTTCAGAAACGAACATCTCCTGCTCGTAATCAGACGGCTCCTCCGACGGCTTCAACGACTTGATTGCAAGTTCGCGATTGAGCGAGGATTGCAGGGCTTCGTACACAATCCCCATATTGCCTTTGCCGACCTCTCCGAGAATCTCGTACTCCGAGACATCAGGATTGTCGACGAGCGCCGAGAGAAAACCGAACGCTTCATCAGCGAGTTCGGGAATCCGGTTGCGAACACCGGAGACGTCTCCCTTCATGCTCCGTTCGCGAATCGAGAGCTTCCAGGTCCCCTTCCCCACCGTTGTCCCGCGACTCTTTGCAGAAACAGAACCTTGTTGCTCGCGGACCTGTTCGGATTCAGATGGCTGCTGCGAAGCTTCGTCGAGTTTACCAACAACCCGGCGGACGTCACCGTTCTTTGCAGTGCTGGTTTGATAGACGCTCTTGAAGCCTTCCGGATTCGGGAGCTGAACAGTCCCCGTAGCAGCGGACTTCGACGGCTTCGCAGTCCCGGTTCCTGAAACAGCAGATGACAGCGGGCCGGGCGGACTATACATGCCAGCGACATGCTTGCTCGGCTCGGAGGAGGAGTCGAAGACCGGCGCACCGACTGGGCCGGGCATTTGAGTCCCATAGACCTGACGGTTCTTGTTCTTGTCATCGTTAGAGCCATATGAGTCACTCACAGCCATACCCCGACTTTGTCTAATGCAAGTTGTCTTGCCAGCGCCCTCGCAAATCCATTTGATCCAGCAACTTTTTCGAACCTGTGAATCTTAACCAGATTGCTCGCGGCTCTTTTGATTATGACACGTCCCGGAGGTGCCACCAATTGCAATCTCGACTCAACGAAGAGAGTCACTCTTCAAATGCCAATCGATCAGTATCCCGTCTCATAGAAACCGACTCTCAGGACTGATGGCGCTTGCTGAAAAACCGATTCAAGAGCCGATTACTCGAAGCACGATCAGCTCCGGAAATGGTTGACTCTGCAGAAGCCCGCCGATTCGCTGCCGTGACCACGAGAGTTGCTGTCACCGATGACGCAAGCGGAGAAAATGCAGAACCCGATTTTCCATCCGAATCATCGGTCGCTCGCGTGCTCGTGGTCCGGGAAGTCGCCTC
This DNA window, taken from Thalassoglobus sp. JC818, encodes the following:
- a CDS encoding WD40 repeat domain-containing serine/threonine-protein kinase, which translates into the protein MSDSYGSNDDKNKNRQVYGTQMPGPVGAPVFDSSSEPSKHVAGMYSPPGPLSSAVSGTGTAKPSKSAATGTVQLPNPEGFKSVYQTSTAKNGDVRRVVGKLDEASQQPSESEQVREQQGSVSAKSRGTTVGKGTWKLSIRERSMKGDVSGVRNRIPELADEAFGFLSALVDNPDVSEYEILGEVGKGNMGIVYEALQSSLNRELAIKSLKPSEEPSDYEQEMFVSEAVVTANLVHPNIVPIHDLGRTDDGKLFYSMKKVTGKPWDKEIRNRPLEENLDIFMKLCDAVAYAHSRGVINRDLKPENVIVGRYGEVIVLDWGLAVTTSEFPKNESILQDFRGGAGTPVYMAPELVSEDVNSIGNHTDIYLLGAILFEILEGFPPHLLRKFWGIENPDEQFASIVHAVMTNQIEQDINHPGELMDIALKAMSTNPHERFSSVESMQEAIRQYRITGNAEEFYHQATSQDDEQSYDNYQSSIALFTEALHKWPSNQRALIGNKLARKGFSKLALARGDYDLGLHVIEGLTGPEFNDIRRKLRRKRRSRTIVRRTWAVMAVLIVGMAALVVSTELRTRSAAKKLNEVETRLTSTNLELTTKNEEIADAENKARTALESAAIAEKEAEEAKETADLQLAEAEKAREIADKAISEAEVAAAEAKTATESARQAQMDAAKAQMELETAEAELSKAESAQMLAEQKANSANAAAEEAIAKQEKLEEAVAASEVQLRDVQERITRAGWESFVTRFELFTAIGRYEEAEIEINEALKAAESGDAAFEKRKRTIFNLKRDLDRQRSLPLRRNLQSGILEEATIGRTGKVIASVIRSGVEIFVREGVNPPFSESESDENGTLIPLNGRDLKLAVSPVETHVAAIGPGETHLWDVRSGDVVELPLQISPSLDQLNSVAFSRDGKYLFIAGDDDGMAIEVFDLSGEPPVSVLQKTWKSTSYKIEDFQILADRATPSLFHILFLGDMDGSRNCKYANVNLLNRQSTSLTDAKGLTRHDERNRALPIEFFSLSQDSRRLAVGMGGDRVFIFPVDPNSENPFENVLEDSKETQIAALKTDGKIRSFTFSSNSERVLLGLQIGLIEVWDWDEQVGSYLPEKSVELWSFDSRAGDGDRQLSYRIAGFSRDVLAVGFVNGNADKVIAIGGVDSKDETVNSIVQWSLPEYADYRTVYTTVANELAKLEKGDGAKIDDDSSTSQLEAPLNEPATSAHVSRNETATEAINFSELIPTALIQETDDESANGTFNKQWKVARSTQSARFSRDGERIIVGADDRAAHVYERGSGTFMWMMGGRQSNFYQSQNVFEEGHIPELSQILFLPPEGNRLITRDFFGSISVWDATKDEDGVAREISRLLSSDFGFAVSPDGEWIFASGREVRIRLNAENEEVELTKFIGNLWRTSSLEESVIPHPTLQLAGEHSHFLTAAEFSPSSQRIGTADRRGTIVVWNVETGSVVARAEGEHGRDQVSGLSFLSEDEFITTGYDGTIQRWVIRGDQLEASPEAQQFRIRLDGQTPEGEPSETLLSNIGDYVIALSMSPDRKQFATLSVVKTKHEVSTEEVAKSEYAARPKRLRLMVWSADTPHVPITLETWISQKRGEEFLQGLSWSSDGQQLAHLYTVNSPDGEASILNLYQTSDWAVARRLSPKGLMQSSSRIAFAPSKSESGEELLATFDGRVAHLWSLESGAHQTEFRSHETVYAADFSHDRKYVATASESVRVFSADEDNPNLGLTIFRMGSAHSGRVDDIRFSQADDSYDFVTLGGDGLVKFWAWNPGVNSAPPSDSVVIHGLSGSKGDVDSWKSDLDWSHSMETLCATFDGKLTVLEAMSFNRDAPPEFKVAELETPREKVEFYCCAISKDEQSIAAGGVRLGADGRPQGSFACVWRRNPEGKFLLEAEFDGEHSSQVFNDRVGITAIQFVTQEGFGLLTGGADGSVLEWDWIDRDSESDPPSRGERIYSYPGRSDQSAHEASVTSIDVSNNGDIVSTAEDGYVCFWPLPTEIQ